The DNA segment GACATGCCAGAGTACGTAAGAAAGTATCTGGAACTCCTGAACGACCAAGATTAAATGTATTTAGAAGTTTAAACAACGTTTACGCTCAAGTTATTGATGATGTAGCTGGAAACACTTTAGCTTCTGCTTCTACTTTAGATAAAGAAATTAAAGAAAAAGTAGCTAACACTGCTAATAAAGAAGCTGCTAAACTAGTTGGAGAATTAGTTGCAAAGAGAGCTATCGAAAAGGGAATCAAAGAAGTAGTTTTCGATAGAGGTGGATACATTTATCACGGAAGAGTTAAAGAACTAGCTGAAGGTGCAAGAGAGGCTGGACTACAATTCTAGTAAAGGAGGGAAAAGAATGCGCCGTCAAATGATAGATGCGAGCAATTTAGACTTACAAGAAAAAGTTATCAACATAAGCCGTGTAACTAAGGTTGTTAAAGGTGGTAGAACTTTCAGATTCAGTGCTACTGTAGTAGTTGGAGATGGAAACGGTCATGTTGGTATGGGTACTGGAAAAGCACAAGAAATTCCAGAAGCCGTAAGAAAGGCTATTGAAGCTGCTAAGAAGAATTTAATCTTTGTTCCTAGAGTTGGAACAACGATTCCACATAGAATAAGAGGTATATTCGGAGCTGGAAATGTTTTATTAATGCCAGCTGGAGAAGGTACAGGAGTTATCGCTGGAGGACCAGTACGTGCAGTATTAGAATTAGCAGGAATTAAAGACGTAAGAGCTAAGTCTTTAGGAACTAACAATTCTAGAAACATGGTAAATGCTACTATGGCTGGATTAAAAGAATTAAAGTCTGCTGAACAAGTTGCTAAGCTTAGAGGTAAGACTGTAGAAGAATTATTAGGTTAGAGGAGGGGAAGACCTTGGCTAAAATGTTAAAAATAACATTAGTAAAGAGTACTATCGGGTCCAAGCCTCAACATAGAAAGAACATAGAAGCGCTAGGACTAAGAAAATTACATCAAACGGTTGAAAAACCAGATAATCCTCAAATGAGAGGTATGATTGCGAAAGTAGATCACTTAGTAAAAGTTGAAGAAATATAGAACTAAGGAGGTGTAACCATGAAGCTACATGAATTAAAACCAGCACAGGGTTCCACTAAGAACAGAAAGAGACTTGGAAGAGGTACTGCCACAGGACAAGGTAAAACAGCTGGACGTGGTCAAGACGGACAAAAGTCTCGTAGCGGTGGAAACATCAAGGCTGGGTTCGAAGGTGGACAAATGCCTTTATATAGAAGACTACCGAAGAGAGGTTTCACTAACCCATTCAAGAAGGTTTGGGCTATTATAAACGTTGAGACTCTTAATAAGTTCGAAGAAGGAACTATCGTAACTCCAGAATTATTATTAGAAACTGGTACAATCAGCAAGGTTGTAGATGGTGTTAAGGTTCTAGGAGATGGAAACTTAGAAAAGAAAATAGAAGTACGTGCTCATAAATTCAGTAAGTCTGCAATCGAAAAGATTGAAGCTGCTGGAGGAAAGGCAGAGGTGATCTAGATTGCTTACTACCCTAAAGAATGCTTGGAAAATTCCTGATTTAAGAAGAAGAATAGTATTTACTCTAATGATGCTACTTGTATTTAGATTAGGTTCTGTTATACCAGTTCCTGGTATGAAAGTAGAAGTAATTCAGCAAATGTTTGGAAACTCTGAGAGTGGATTGTTTGATTTATTCAATCTGTTCTCAGGTGGTGCTTTCGGTAAATTTACAATATTTGCTTTAAGTATTACTCCATACATTACAGCATCTATTATAATGCAACTTTTAACCATAGCTATACCGAGTCTTGAAGTATTAGCTAGAGAAGGCGAAGAAGGAAGAAAGAAAATTGCTCAGTATACTAGATACGGAACTGTAATATTAGCTTTAGTTCAAGCTACAGGAGTTAGTGTTGGTCTATTTAGACAAGCATTAATTGATACTAGTTTCTGGTCTGTTGCTGTAGTAGTTGTTACTTTAACAGCTGGAACTGCGTTCTTAATGTGGTTAGGAGAACAAATAACTGAAAATGGCATTGGTAATGGTATTTCTTTAATTATCTTTACTGGTATAGTTTCTAGAATTCCATTAGGAATAGCTCAAACATATGCTAAGTGGGATGCCAATGAAATTTCCATAATTTCTTTAGTAATATTTGCTGTATTAGCAGTATTCGTTATAGCAGGAGTAGTAGCAATTCAACAGGGAACTAGAAAGATCCCAGTACAATATGCAAAGAGAGTTGTTGGCAGAAAAATGTACGGAGGTCATTCAACTCATATACCATTAAAAGTAAATCAATCAGGAGTTATCCCAGTAATTTTTGCTGTATCATTACTACAATTTCCACTAACGTTAACTTATTTTTTCCAAGGTGGAGCTTTTAGTGCGTTTGTGCAAAAATGGTTATCTCCAGCGGGTTCGCCTGGTGTGTGGATATACTCAGTTTTAAATATATTATTAATCATATTCTTCACATACTTCTATACGGCTGTTACATTCAACCCTGTAGAAGTTGCAGATAATATGAAAAAGCAAGGTGGATTTATTCCAGGTATTAGACCAGGAAAGCCTACTGCTGAGTACTTAAATAGAGTGTTAACAAGAATCACTTTAGCAGGAGCTATTTTCCTTGCAGTTATAGCAGTAATGCCTACATTAGTTATGCAGTTTACAAATTTCAATATGCAATTTGGTGGAACTTCATTATTAATCGTAGTTGGTGTTGCTTTAGAAACTAGTAAACAAATAGAAAACCAAATGATGATGAGACATTATCAAGGTTTCTTAAAATAAGGAAGATACAATGGGGATGTCTCCCCATGTAACTTCAATTCTAGGAGATGATGTTTGTGAGACTAATATTATTAGGACCTCCAGGTGCAGGAAAAGGAACGCAGGCTGCAGGCATAGTCGAAAAATATAATGTACCACATATATCTACTGGAGATATTTTCCGAAAGAATATAAAAGAGAAAACAGATCTAGGTG comes from the Anaeromicrobium sediminis genome and includes:
- the secY gene encoding preprotein translocase subunit SecY — protein: MLTTLKNAWKIPDLRRRIVFTLMMLLVFRLGSVIPVPGMKVEVIQQMFGNSESGLFDLFNLFSGGAFGKFTIFALSITPYITASIIMQLLTIAIPSLEVLAREGEEGRKKIAQYTRYGTVILALVQATGVSVGLFRQALIDTSFWSVAVVVVTLTAGTAFLMWLGEQITENGIGNGISLIIFTGIVSRIPLGIAQTYAKWDANEISIISLVIFAVLAVFVIAGVVAIQQGTRKIPVQYAKRVVGRKMYGGHSTHIPLKVNQSGVIPVIFAVSLLQFPLTLTYFFQGGAFSAFVQKWLSPAGSPGVWIYSVLNILLIIFFTYFYTAVTFNPVEVADNMKKQGGFIPGIRPGKPTAEYLNRVLTRITLAGAIFLAVIAVMPTLVMQFTNFNMQFGGTSLLIVVGVALETSKQIENQMMMRHYQGFLK
- the rpsE gene encoding 30S ribosomal protein S5, whose translation is MRRQMIDASNLDLQEKVINISRVTKVVKGGRTFRFSATVVVGDGNGHVGMGTGKAQEIPEAVRKAIEAAKKNLIFVPRVGTTIPHRIRGIFGAGNVLLMPAGEGTGVIAGGPVRAVLELAGIKDVRAKSLGTNNSRNMVNATMAGLKELKSAEQVAKLRGKTVEELLG
- the rplO gene encoding 50S ribosomal protein L15, with the translated sequence MKLHELKPAQGSTKNRKRLGRGTATGQGKTAGRGQDGQKSRSGGNIKAGFEGGQMPLYRRLPKRGFTNPFKKVWAIINVETLNKFEEGTIVTPELLLETGTISKVVDGVKVLGDGNLEKKIEVRAHKFSKSAIEKIEAAGGKAEVI
- the rplR gene encoding 50S ribosomal protein L18, giving the protein MSKNKIRQTRHARVRKKVSGTPERPRLNVFRSLNNVYAQVIDDVAGNTLASASTLDKEIKEKVANTANKEAAKLVGELVAKRAIEKGIKEVVFDRGGYIYHGRVKELAEGAREAGLQF
- the rpmD gene encoding 50S ribosomal protein L30 — translated: MAKMLKITLVKSTIGSKPQHRKNIEALGLRKLHQTVEKPDNPQMRGMIAKVDHLVKVEEI